Proteins found in one Sorghum bicolor cultivar BTx623 chromosome 1, Sorghum_bicolor_NCBIv3, whole genome shotgun sequence genomic segment:
- the LOC8065808 gene encoding probable prolyl 4-hydroxylase 3: MAGRVAGRGGRPLLGGSGGGGKRGGRPSMAVVAALLLACAALLLLLALGALSLPGASDGSGGRGVGLARPRPRSHFRRSTFDSGLEMRGEKGEPWTEVLSWEPRAFVYHNFLSKEECDHLISLAKPHMKKSTVVDSATGASKDSRVRTSSGMFLRRGQDKIIQTIEKRIADFTFIPVEHGEGLQVLHYEVGQKYEPHFDYFHDDYNTKNGGQRIATLLMYLSDVEDGGETVFPSSTTNSSSSPFYNELSECAKGGLSVKPKMGDALLFWSMKPDGSMDSTSLHGGCPVIKGNKWSSTKWMRVHEYKA; this comes from the exons ATGGCGGGCCGTGTGGCGGGGCGAGGCGGGAGGCCGCTGCTGGGCGGAAGCGGCGGGGGCGGGAAGCGCGGCGGGAGGCCGTCGATGGCGGTCGTGGCGGCGCTGCTGCTGGCGTGCGCggcgctgctcctgctcctggcgCTCGGCGCGCTATCGCTGCCCGGGGCCTCCGACGGCTCCGGGGGCCGCGGCGTGGGGCtcgcgcgcccgcgcccgcgctcgCACTTCCGCAGATCCACCTTCGACTC GGGGCTAGAGATGCGTGGGGAGAAGGGGGAGCCGTGGACGGAGGTGCTGTCGTGGGAGCCCCGCGCGTTCGTGTACCACAACTTCCTC TCCAAGGAAGAATGTGACCATTTGATTTCACTGGCAAAGCCTCATATGAAGAAGTCAACAGTAGTTGATTCAGCAACTGGAGCGAGCAAGGATAGCAG AGTGCGGACAAGTTCAGGAATGTTTCTTAGAAGAGGGCAGGATAAAATTATTCAGACAATTGAGAAAAGGATAGCAGATTTCACCTTCATACCTGTAG AGCATGGTGAGGGTCTTCAAGTCCTCCACTATGAAGTTGGGCAGAAGTACGAGCCTCACTTTGATTACTTCCATGATGATTACAACACCAAGAATGGAGGCCAGCGTATAGCCACTCTTCTTATGTATCT TTCGGATGTTGAAGATGGTGGCGAGACTGTGTTCCCTTCATCGACAACAAACAGCAGCTCTTCACCATTTTATAATGAGCTGTCTGAATGTGCAAAGGGCGGTCTATCTGTTAAACCAAAGATGGGAGATGCGCTTCTGTTCTGGAGCATGAAGCCTGATGGATCCATGGATTCCACAAGCCTGCATG GTGGGTGCCCAGTGATAAAAGGCAACAAATGGTCATCGACAAAGTGGATGCGCGTTCATGAGTACAAAGCTTAG